One window of Deinococcus ruber genomic DNA carries:
- a CDS encoding replicative DNA helicase, translating into MTGPNEARLWDRTPPFDEAAEIALLGGVMTDNDQWANVSDLPPEAFYRVNHRAVWTAMRALKTAGMAIDLVNLPGELSRTQSRLGNTTALEDVGGVSFLIGLGEQVPFAFRTPEYAITVRDLYARRLALNHTLEAARAGYGIGRDPMPTAQLQDFISKVPMPTQRATSHVVTGPQADQDAIEYIRLLASGHSPAIGSGFPDLDKVFCGFHPGSLTVIGARPSMGKSSLAIGISERVATKGKFVQVLSLEMKAAQIAMRQLCHAARVPLGEALRGETNEAGLNRLQSAAQRRALNGLPNYLDQPDTTLQAVERLSSHLRQAGRLDLLVIDYLGLISVPGRDGDENDTQKLGIISRALKTLAIQLDIPVVVLHQLNRSLESRPNKRPLMSDLRQSGRIEEDADNILFVYRDDYYNKDTDQPGVAEVIVGKQRQGERNVTARLKFHSESATFQSLASETIPQLL; encoded by the coding sequence ATGACCGGCCCCAACGAAGCCCGCCTGTGGGACCGCACCCCGCCCTTCGACGAGGCCGCCGAGATCGCCCTGCTGGGCGGGGTGATGACCGATAACGATCAGTGGGCCAACGTCTCCGATCTGCCGCCCGAAGCCTTCTACCGTGTGAACCACCGCGCCGTCTGGACGGCCATGCGTGCCCTGAAGACCGCTGGCATGGCGATTGACCTGGTGAATCTGCCGGGTGAACTCAGCCGCACTCAGTCCCGCCTGGGGAACACCACGGCGCTGGAAGACGTGGGCGGCGTGAGCTTCCTGATCGGCCTGGGCGAGCAGGTGCCCTTCGCCTTCCGCACGCCCGAATACGCCATCACCGTGCGCGACCTGTACGCCCGCCGTCTGGCGCTGAACCACACGCTGGAAGCGGCGCGGGCCGGGTACGGCATCGGGCGCGATCCGATGCCCACCGCACAGCTGCAGGACTTCATCTCGAAAGTGCCGATGCCCACCCAGCGGGCCACCAGCCACGTCGTGACTGGGCCGCAGGCGGATCAGGACGCCATCGAGTACATCCGCCTGCTGGCGAGCGGGCACAGTCCCGCCATCGGCAGCGGCTTTCCGGATCTCGACAAGGTGTTCTGCGGCTTCCACCCCGGCAGCCTGACGGTGATCGGAGCGCGGCCCAGCATGGGGAAAAGCTCCCTCGCCATCGGCATCAGCGAGCGCGTGGCGACCAAAGGCAAGTTTGTCCAGGTGCTCAGTCTGGAGATGAAGGCGGCGCAGATCGCCATGCGCCAGCTGTGCCACGCCGCCCGCGTGCCGCTCGGGGAAGCGCTGCGGGGCGAGACCAACGAAGCGGGCCTGAACCGTCTCCAGAGTGCCGCCCAGCGCCGCGCCCTGAACGGTCTGCCGAACTACCTCGATCAGCCGGACACCACCTTGCAGGCCGTCGAGCGCCTGTCCTCGCACCTGCGGCAGGCCGGGCGGCTCGATCTGCTGGTGATCGACTACCTGGGCCTGATCAGTGTGCCAGGGCGGGACGGCGACGAGAACGATACCCAGAAGCTGGGCATCATCAGCCGCGCCCTGAAGACCCTGGCGATTCAGCTCGACATCCCGGTGGTGGTCCTGCACCAGCTGAACCGTTCGCTGGAAAGCCGCCCGAACAAGCGCCCGCTGATGAGCGACCTGCGGCAGTCGGGACGGATCGAAGAGGACGCCGACAACATCCTGTTCGTCTACCGGGACGATTACTACAACAAAGACACCGATCAGCCGGGCGTGGCGGAAGTCATCGTCGGCAAGCAGCGCCAGGGCGAGCGGAACGTGACTGCCCGGCTGAAGTTCCATTCCGAGTCCGCGACGTTTCAGAGCCTCGCGTCCGAAACCATTCCTCAGCTTCTTTAA